One Mycolicibacterium goodii genomic region harbors:
- a CDS encoding adenylate/guanylate cyclase domain-containing protein translates to MSQQVQPDIESLLEGLDGAARSQRAELIDWLLSRGISTDQIGQAITPMLLASRRVAGDDGTYVSAREVSEQTGLDIDLLQRLQRAMGLPAVEDPDATVLLRADAEAVKFAQHFIDLGIDPDQVVLITRVLAEGLSRAAEVMRAAALAAVLEPGATELQTAKAAEVLVAEAAPLLGPMIGDMLFVQLRHAMETEAVDASERAEGVPLPGARLVTVAFADIVGFTRLGEIVPPEQLEELANSLAETTRDIVTPPVRLIKTIGDAVMLVSPEPAALLDAVLTLVAATGADSGFPGLRVGLATGMAVSRAGDWFGSPVNLASRVTGVARPGSVLVAEPTRQAIADDERFRWSFAGARHLKGIKGDVKLFRARMRDE, encoded by the coding sequence GTGTCGCAACAGGTGCAGCCGGACATCGAGTCCCTCCTCGAAGGGCTCGACGGCGCGGCGCGGTCGCAACGCGCGGAACTGATCGACTGGCTGCTCAGCCGCGGGATCTCCACCGACCAGATCGGTCAGGCGATCACACCGATGCTGCTGGCCTCGCGCCGCGTGGCCGGTGACGACGGTACGTACGTGTCGGCACGGGAGGTCAGCGAGCAGACGGGCCTGGACATCGACCTGCTGCAGCGGCTGCAGCGCGCGATGGGCCTGCCCGCGGTCGAGGATCCCGACGCCACGGTGCTGTTGCGCGCCGACGCCGAGGCCGTGAAGTTCGCGCAGCATTTCATCGACCTCGGAATCGACCCCGATCAGGTGGTGCTGATCACGCGTGTGCTCGCCGAAGGGCTCAGCCGCGCCGCCGAGGTGATGCGGGCGGCGGCGCTCGCCGCGGTGCTGGAACCCGGCGCCACCGAACTGCAGACCGCGAAGGCGGCCGAGGTGCTGGTGGCCGAGGCGGCCCCGCTGCTGGGCCCGATGATCGGCGACATGCTGTTCGTGCAGCTGCGGCACGCCATGGAGACCGAGGCCGTCGACGCCTCCGAACGCGCCGAGGGCGTCCCGCTGCCCGGCGCGCGGCTGGTCACGGTGGCCTTCGCCGACATCGTCGGGTTCACCCGGCTCGGTGAGATCGTGCCGCCGGAACAGCTTGAGGAGCTGGCGAATTCACTCGCCGAGACGACGCGTGACATCGTGACGCCCCCGGTGCGGCTGATCAAGACGATCGGCGACGCGGTCATGCTGGTCAGTCCCGAACCGGCCGCACTGCTCGACGCGGTGCTGACGTTGGTCGCCGCCACCGGAGCCGATTCCGGCTTTCCCGGGCTGCGTGTCGGGCTGGCCACCGGCATGGCCGTGAGCCGCGCGGGCGACTGGTTCGGCAGCCCGGTGAACCTGGCCAGCCGGGTCACGGGTGTGGCGCGGCCCGGCTCCGTGCTGGTCGCGGAGCCGACACGGCAGGCGATCGCCGACGACGAGCGATTCAGGTGGTCGTTCGCGGGCGCGCGGCACCTCAAAGGCATCAAAGGTGACGTGAAACTGTTTCGGGCCCGGATGCGGGATGAGTGA
- a CDS encoding DUF305 domain-containing protein — protein MAEDMRVKVWLAGGISAFAVIALSVVVAGCGSDTSEQAETETQTQTTSAAPATSDTRQARPHNDDDVMFAHHMIPHHQQAIEMSDILLAKTGIDPRVTELADQIKAAQGPEIDQMQAWLKQWGNPPMPSMPSGHGGHGDEPGDDQGGMAGMAGMVSDADMAALRDAQGVDAARLFLTHMIAHHEGAIDMAQEEVNEGRFEDAVQMARTIVIMQEQEIKQMREILDTL, from the coding sequence ATGGCAGAGGACATGCGTGTGAAGGTGTGGTTGGCGGGTGGGATCTCGGCGTTCGCCGTGATCGCCCTGAGCGTCGTGGTGGCGGGTTGTGGCAGCGACACGAGCGAGCAGGCCGAGACCGAGACACAGACCCAGACGACGTCGGCGGCCCCGGCCACTTCGGACACCCGGCAGGCGCGTCCGCACAATGACGACGATGTGATGTTCGCCCACCACATGATCCCGCATCATCAGCAGGCGATCGAGATGAGCGACATCCTGCTGGCGAAGACCGGTATCGATCCCCGCGTGACCGAGTTGGCCGACCAGATCAAGGCCGCGCAGGGCCCCGAGATCGACCAGATGCAGGCCTGGCTCAAGCAGTGGGGCAACCCGCCCATGCCGTCGATGCCGTCCGGCCACGGTGGCCATGGCGATGAGCCGGGCGATGACCAGGGCGGCATGGCAGGCATGGCAGGCATGGTGTCGGATGCCGACATGGCCGCGCTGCGCGATGCGCAGGGGGTCGACGCCGCCAGGCTGTTCCTCACGCACATGATCGCCCACCACGAGGGCGCGATCGACATGGCGCAGGAAGAGGTCAACGAGGGCCGGTTCGAGGATGCGGTGCAGATGGCACGCACGATCGTGATCATGCAGGAGCAGGAGATCAAGCAGATGCGGGAGATCCTCGACACGCTCTGA
- a CDS encoding heavy-metal-associated domain-containing protein — MTTQTVTVTGMTCGHCAASVREEVGSIPGVTTVDVDLATGLVTIGSDRQVDAEDIREAVAEAGYAVAG; from the coding sequence ATGACCACACAGACTGTCACCGTCACCGGTATGACCTGCGGACATTGCGCCGCCTCGGTGCGCGAGGAGGTCGGCAGCATCCCCGGCGTCACCACGGTCGACGTCGACCTGGCCACCGGCCTGGTCACGATCGGCAGCGACCGCCAGGTGGACGCCGAGGACATCCGCGAGGCCGTCGCGGAAGCGGGTTACGCAGTTGCGGGCTGA
- a CDS encoding heavy metal translocating P-type ATPase, giving the protein MTCASCAARIERKLNKLDGVTASVNYATEKASVEVAGEISPQQLIEVVETAGYTAHLPQPPQPGTVEGHQDPEDAAADALRTRLLVSAVLTVPVIAMAMVPALQFGNWQWLSLTLAAPVVVWGALPFHRAAWLNLRHGSATMDTLISMGTLAAFGWSLYALFWGTAGVAGMTHPFSLAVSRTDGTGNIYLEVAAGVTTFILAGRYFEAKSKRRASSALRALLELGAKDVAVLRNGAEQRVPIDQLAVGDQFVVRPGEKIATDGVVVDGSSAVDASMLTGESVPVEVGPGDQVVGATVNVGGRLVVRANRIGSDTQLAQMARLVEDAQSGKAQAQRLADRVSAVFVPIVIALAVATLGFWLGTGGSVAAAFTAAVAVLIIACPCALGLATPTALLVGTGRGAQLGILIKGPEVLESTRRIDTIVLDKTGTITTGSMTLLDVVAADGEDAVEVLRLAAAVEDASEHPIAHAIAVGARDRTGELRPVEGFTNIEGLGVKGTVDGRAVVVGRPRLFENPESPLPRKLSDAMDAAQAQGRTAVTVGWDGTARGVLVVADAVKATSAEAIRQLRALGLRPIMLTGDNGAAARAIADQVGIDDVYAEVLPQDKADVVKRLQAEGGVVAMVGDGVNDAAALAQADLGLSMGTGTDVAIEASDLTLVRGDLRTAADAIRLSRRTLATIKGNLFWAFAYNVAALPLAAAGLLNPMLAGAAMAFSSVFVVTNSLRLRRFR; this is encoded by the coding sequence ATGACGTGTGCGTCGTGCGCGGCGCGCATCGAGCGCAAGCTCAACAAGCTCGACGGCGTCACGGCATCCGTGAACTACGCGACCGAGAAGGCCAGCGTCGAGGTCGCGGGTGAGATCTCCCCGCAGCAGCTCATCGAGGTGGTCGAGACCGCGGGCTACACCGCACACCTGCCCCAGCCTCCACAACCCGGAACCGTTGAGGGCCACCAGGATCCCGAGGACGCGGCCGCCGATGCGCTGCGCACCCGACTGTTGGTGTCGGCCGTGCTCACCGTGCCGGTCATCGCGATGGCGATGGTGCCTGCCCTTCAGTTCGGCAACTGGCAGTGGCTGTCGCTGACCCTGGCCGCGCCGGTCGTGGTGTGGGGCGCCCTGCCGTTCCACCGGGCCGCATGGCTCAACCTGCGACACGGCAGTGCGACCATGGACACCCTGATCTCGATGGGCACCCTGGCCGCGTTCGGCTGGTCGCTGTACGCGCTGTTCTGGGGTACCGCGGGCGTCGCCGGGATGACGCACCCGTTCTCGCTGGCGGTGTCGCGCACCGACGGCACCGGGAACATCTACCTCGAGGTGGCCGCGGGGGTCACGACGTTCATCCTCGCGGGCCGCTATTTCGAGGCGAAGTCGAAGCGACGTGCCTCCTCGGCGCTGCGTGCACTCTTGGAACTCGGCGCCAAGGACGTCGCTGTCCTGAGAAACGGTGCCGAACAACGCGTCCCGATCGACCAGCTGGCGGTCGGTGACCAGTTCGTGGTGCGGCCGGGGGAGAAGATCGCCACCGACGGCGTGGTGGTCGACGGGTCCTCGGCGGTCGACGCGTCGATGCTCACGGGAGAGTCGGTGCCCGTGGAGGTCGGGCCGGGAGATCAGGTCGTCGGGGCCACGGTCAACGTCGGCGGACGACTCGTGGTGCGCGCCAACCGGATCGGGTCCGACACCCAGCTCGCCCAGATGGCCCGGCTGGTCGAGGACGCGCAGAGTGGCAAGGCCCAGGCGCAGCGCCTCGCCGACCGGGTGTCGGCGGTGTTCGTGCCGATCGTCATCGCGCTCGCGGTGGCCACGCTGGGCTTCTGGCTCGGCACCGGAGGATCGGTGGCCGCGGCTTTCACCGCGGCCGTCGCGGTGCTGATCATCGCGTGCCCGTGTGCGCTCGGTCTCGCGACGCCGACGGCACTGCTGGTCGGCACTGGCCGCGGCGCACAACTCGGCATCCTCATCAAGGGTCCGGAGGTGCTCGAATCCACCCGCCGCATCGACACGATCGTGCTCGACAAGACCGGCACCATCACCACCGGATCGATGACGTTGCTCGACGTCGTCGCCGCCGACGGCGAGGACGCCGTCGAGGTGCTGCGCCTTGCCGCGGCGGTCGAGGATGCCTCCGAGCACCCGATCGCCCATGCCATCGCCGTCGGCGCCCGTGACCGCACGGGTGAACTGCGGCCCGTCGAGGGTTTCACCAACATCGAGGGCCTCGGCGTCAAGGGCACCGTCGACGGCCGCGCCGTGGTGGTCGGTCGTCCGCGGCTGTTCGAGAACCCGGAGAGTCCTCTGCCGCGCAAGCTGTCCGACGCGATGGATGCGGCGCAGGCGCAGGGGCGTACCGCGGTCACCGTGGGCTGGGACGGCACGGCGCGTGGCGTACTGGTGGTCGCCGATGCCGTCAAGGCCACCTCGGCCGAGGCGATCCGACAGCTACGGGCCCTGGGCCTGCGACCCATCATGCTGACCGGCGACAACGGGGCCGCGGCGCGGGCCATTGCCGATCAGGTGGGCATCGACGACGTCTACGCCGAGGTGCTGCCGCAGGACAAGGCCGACGTCGTCAAGCGACTGCAGGCCGAGGGCGGCGTGGTCGCGATGGTCGGCGACGGTGTCAACGACGCCGCGGCGCTCGCGCAGGCCGATCTCGGGCTGTCGATGGGCACCGGCACCGACGTCGCGATCGAGGCCAGTGACCTGACGTTGGTGCGCGGCGACCTGCGTACCGCCGCGGACGCGATCCGCTTGTCCCGCAGAACATTGGCCACCATCAAGGGCAACCTGTTCTGGGCCTTCGCCTACAACGTGGCGGCGCTGCCACTTGCGGCTGCCGGCCTGCTCAACCCCATGCTCGCCGGCGCCGCGATGGCGTTCTCGTCGGTGTTCGTGGTCACCAACAGCCTGCGGCTCAGGCGTTTTCGCTGA
- a CDS encoding AIM24 family protein, which produces MNGQWLPDPEGRYEYRWWDGQSWTDQVSHQGQMHRAPLGPPPAQPQGDGFAGISGELVDGRFSEKEATAIANQNRKMLRVRLGEPFMARQGSMVAYQGNVEFAFEGGGASKFIKKALTGEGLPLMRCQGQGDVFLADRGFDVHLLQLTNTGLSVSGKNVLAFSSSLDWNIERVRGGSMVAGGLFNTMLRGTGWVALTTDGPPVVLDAAEAPTFADTNAVVAWSANLQTQLKMSFKAGALIGRGSGEAMQVAFHGNGFVIVQPSEGVTYPVQ; this is translated from the coding sequence GTGAACGGTCAGTGGTTGCCCGATCCCGAAGGCCGCTACGAATACCGGTGGTGGGACGGGCAGTCCTGGACCGACCAGGTGTCCCACCAGGGTCAGATGCACCGGGCCCCGCTCGGCCCCCCGCCCGCGCAGCCGCAAGGTGACGGCTTCGCCGGCATCAGCGGCGAACTGGTCGACGGACGGTTCAGCGAGAAAGAGGCGACCGCGATCGCCAACCAGAACCGCAAGATGCTGCGCGTGCGCCTCGGTGAGCCGTTCATGGCGCGGCAGGGATCGATGGTGGCCTACCAGGGCAACGTCGAGTTCGCGTTCGAGGGCGGCGGGGCATCGAAGTTCATCAAGAAGGCTCTGACGGGCGAGGGTCTGCCGCTCATGCGGTGCCAGGGTCAGGGTGACGTGTTCCTCGCCGACCGCGGTTTCGACGTCCACCTGCTGCAGTTGACGAACACCGGCCTGTCGGTCAGCGGCAAGAACGTGCTGGCGTTCTCGTCGAGCCTGGACTGGAACATCGAGCGCGTCCGGGGCGGCAGCATGGTGGCCGGTGGCCTGTTCAACACCATGCTGCGCGGCACGGGCTGGGTCGCGCTGACCACCGACGGACCGCCGGTGGTGCTCGACGCCGCCGAGGCGCCGACTTTCGCCGACACCAACGCCGTGGTGGCGTGGTCGGCCAACCTGCAGACCCAGCTCAAGATGAGCTTCAAGGCCGGCGCGCTGATCGGCCGCGGCTCGGGTGAGGCCATGCAGGTGGCGTTCCACGGCAACGGTTTCGTGATCGTCCAGCCGTCCGAGGGCGTGACCTACCCGGTGCAGTGA
- a CDS encoding ABC transporter ATP-binding protein — protein MRRGALPQAPIERTRDFKGSAIRLARRLLPQRVLTLTVILLGVGGIAINVIGPRILGHATDLLFNGVIGRELPAGLTKEQAVEAARARGDGTFADLLSGMDLVPGQGVDFGAVARTLALALGLYLVGALLIWIQARLLNITVQRTMVALRAEVQEKIHRLPLSYFDSRQRGEVLSRVTNDVDNISNSVSMTISQLLTSVLTVFAVLAMMLSISPLLTLFTVVTVPASLWVTRWITRRSQPLFVAQWRNTGRLAAHLEETYSGFTIVKTFGHRDAAQKRFTELNSDVQQSSFGAQFFSGLVSPATMFIGNLSYVAVAVVGGLQVATGQITLGSIQAFIQYVRQFNQPLTQVAGMYNTLQSGIASAERVFELLDTEAEPADTPRSLQVRTGRVEFEHVSFGYVPGTPVIEDLSLVAEPGSTVAIVGPTGAGKTTLVNLLMRFYEVDSGRITIDGVDISSVSRESLRSSIGMVLQDTWLFGGTIFDNIAYGRPDAGEDEVIEAATAAYVDRFVHTLPNGYHTRVDDDGGAISAGEKQLITIARAVLARPKLLVLDEATSSVDTRTELLIAHAMAELRRDRTSFIIAHRLSTIRDADLILVMDSGRIIERGTHEELLARHGRYWEMTRL, from the coding sequence GTCGCGGCGCCCTGCCGCAGGCCCCGATCGAACGCACCCGCGACTTCAAGGGTTCGGCGATCCGGCTCGCCAGACGTCTGCTGCCGCAACGCGTGCTTACCCTCACCGTGATCCTGCTGGGAGTCGGCGGTATCGCGATCAACGTGATCGGGCCGAGGATCCTCGGCCACGCCACCGATCTGCTGTTCAACGGTGTGATCGGGCGTGAACTGCCCGCCGGCCTGACCAAGGAACAGGCGGTCGAGGCCGCGCGCGCCCGCGGCGACGGCACATTCGCAGACCTGCTGTCCGGCATGGATCTGGTGCCGGGGCAGGGGGTCGACTTCGGCGCCGTGGCCCGCACCCTCGCGCTCGCGCTCGGCCTTTATCTCGTTGGCGCACTGCTGATCTGGATTCAGGCCCGGCTGCTCAACATCACCGTTCAACGCACCATGGTGGCGTTGCGCGCCGAGGTGCAGGAGAAGATCCACCGGCTGCCGTTGTCGTACTTCGATTCACGACAGCGCGGCGAGGTGCTCAGCCGGGTCACCAACGACGTCGACAACATCTCGAACTCGGTGTCGATGACCATCAGCCAGCTGCTGACGTCGGTGCTCACCGTGTTCGCGGTGCTGGCGATGATGCTGTCGATCTCGCCACTGCTCACGCTGTTCACGGTCGTGACGGTGCCCGCGTCGTTGTGGGTGACGCGGTGGATCACGCGGCGCTCGCAGCCACTTTTCGTCGCGCAGTGGCGCAACACCGGCCGGTTGGCCGCGCACCTGGAGGAGACCTACAGCGGATTCACCATCGTCAAGACGTTCGGGCACCGCGACGCCGCCCAGAAGCGGTTCACCGAGTTGAACTCCGACGTGCAGCAGTCCAGTTTCGGTGCGCAGTTCTTCTCGGGCCTGGTGTCCCCCGCGACGATGTTCATCGGCAACCTCAGCTATGTGGCGGTCGCGGTCGTGGGCGGCCTGCAGGTGGCCACCGGCCAGATCACACTCGGCAGCATCCAGGCGTTCATCCAGTACGTGCGGCAGTTCAACCAGCCGCTCACGCAGGTCGCGGGGATGTACAACACACTGCAGTCCGGGATCGCCAGTGCCGAGCGGGTTTTCGAGCTGCTCGACACCGAGGCGGAGCCCGCAGACACCCCGCGCAGCCTCCAGGTCCGCACGGGGCGCGTCGAATTCGAGCACGTGAGCTTCGGATACGTGCCGGGTACCCCGGTGATCGAGGATCTGTCATTGGTGGCCGAACCGGGCAGCACGGTCGCGATCGTCGGGCCGACCGGTGCGGGCAAGACCACGCTGGTGAACCTCCTGATGCGGTTCTACGAGGTCGATTCGGGCCGGATCACGATCGACGGCGTCGACATCTCGTCCGTGAGCCGGGAATCCCTGCGCTCGTCGATCGGCATGGTGCTGCAGGACACCTGGCTGTTCGGTGGCACCATCTTCGACAACATCGCCTACGGCAGGCCCGACGCAGGAGAGGACGAGGTGATCGAGGCCGCCACCGCGGCATACGTGGACCGGTTCGTGCACACTCTTCCGAACGGGTACCACACGCGCGTCGACGACGACGGCGGCGCGATCAGCGCCGGCGAGAAACAGCTCATCACCATCGCCCGCGCGGTGCTGGCCCGCCCGAAGCTCCTGGTACTCGACGAGGCCACGAGCTCGGTGGACACCCGCACCGAACTGCTGATCGCACACGCCATGGCCGAGCTGCGCCGCGATCGCACGAGTTTCATCATCGCGCACCGGCTCTCGACGATCCGTGACGCGGATCTGATCCTCGTGATGGATTCCGGCCGGATCATCGAACGCGGCACACACGAGGAACTGCTGGCCCGCCACGGCAGGTACTGGGAGATGACCAGGCTCTAG